The stretch of DNA TTGATGTGTGTAGAATTCTTCTGACTTTATGGTGGAGTGGAAGGATTCAATGACGGCATTATCAAAGCAATTGCCTTTGCGGGACATGCTTGTGATAATGCCTTTTTCTTCTGCTAAACCTTGAAAAGCATACGATGTGTATTGTGATCCCTGATCACTGTGAAGAATCAGTCCTTTCGTTTCACGTCCATTACATGCTGTTTTCAATGTATCTAATACGAGTTCTACCCCTTGGGTATGGCTAACTTGATAAGCAACAATCTCGTTATTATACAAATCCATAATCGTTGATAGATACATTATTGATTCTCCAAAAGGCAAGTAGGTAATGTCGGTAACCCACTTTTGGTTTGGGCTTTCTGCCTTGAAATTCTGTTCCAATAAGTTAGGTACAACACATTTACTTTCGCCTGCGATCTTTGATTTTCTTTTTGGTTTGACGCGACATTGAATCTTATACTTTTGCATGATTCGTTGAACCGTATTTCGATTCACAAGAATATGATGATCCCCTTTCAACATCTTCTTAACCATTCGATGGCCAACACGGTATTTTAAAGATTGACAAATATCGATAATAAGTTGTTCTAGCTCTGTTGGTTCCCAGGATTTTTGAACCCAACGATAATAGGTAGCTCTTGGTACCCCTATACACTCACAAATCAGTTTTACAGGGTATTGCTTCTTTAACGAATTAACAAGTTGAATTACTATTTCCGGCTCCAACTCCTTTCGATTTCCCGGTACTTTTATAAAATTTGATTTTTAATTTCCAAATGGTTGACTTGCCTTTTTAATTGATCTATTTCACTTAATCCTTCAGGACCTTTACCAAAAGAATATTGTTTACCAATAGGTTGTGACAATCGATGTTCTTCCCCGTCCCGATACCACTTCATCCATACTTTGATTTGAGTTACGTTACGAATCCCCAGTTCATTCATAATCTGTTTATTGGTGTACTTTTTTGACAACTTCATTTCAATTACCTTACGTTTTATTTCTTCAGAATAGACATTTTTCCTTTCCCCCATGAGAAAAGCACCTCCTATAAGTCGTTATTATTATATACGACTCCGGGGGTGCTTTTTCCTCTGTCTCATTTAATTAGGTCTCTTCAAAAGCTGCTGGCTTTTTCATTTTGAATAATAAGCGAAGTCCTTGCTTATTATTAGTTTTATATTGTATCAAATAGAAATGCCAACCTTGATAAAGTTATGTCTCTATTAGTTTATTCTTTACCGTTTGATTCGTTTTATTTGCATTCTTCACAAAGTGTCCAGATCCTAACCAAGCAGAAAGTGCGAATATTAAATAGATTGCTTGCGTGGCAAAAGCTCCTTGTAAGAATACTTGTAATCCCATACCTAATCCTAGTGAAGGCACAACGATTAAAAATGTTCGAAAGATCCTCTCAAACCCTTTATCCGCAGGAAGGGGCCAAAGGCGCGAGTAAAATATCCCTAAGGCAACACCCAATCCAGTAACAACAAATAGTTGCAATAGTATAATCGGCGCAGGGAATGGCCAATCCATGATATAATGTCCAACCAAGTAAAATATCTCTAAAAACAATGTAATCCCAATTACTTTACGAAATGCTAACAGGTTCATCCATGGGTGTAGAAGAAAGAGAACTACCACTAATGCTCCTAATAATATTGTCCATACCATCATTTTTCCTCCTTCCTATAAATAATTAGTATTACTTATCCTCTTTTGTAGCAGCTATTTCTTCTTCGTCTATTTCAGGAGCACGAACATTTTCTATTAACTGTTGAATTTCAATAGGAGGAGCTTGTGTATTTCTAGAGACAATAAAACCGACTGTAAAGTTCAATAACATTCCAATTACACCTACGCCCTGAGCATTAATTCCAAAGAAATTCTCAATGATTGGCCCATCGGTTCCAAATATAGATTCAGATAAGATCAAACCAATAGTGATTAATGTAAACGTTAATCCGGTTAGGATACCTGCAATTGCACCTTCTTTATTCATTCGTTTATCAAATATACCCGTAAGTATTACTGGGAATAAGCTTGCTGCACCTAATCCGAAGGCAAGTGCTACAACTTCCCCTGCAAAACCCGGTGGTCGAATTCCTACATAGGCAGCAATTAATAATGCAACAAATAAGGTAATTCTACCTACTCGAAGACGCTGCTTCTCTGATGCTTCCTGATTAAATATTCGGTAGTAAATATCATGTGAAACAGCACTAGTCATTGTTATAAGTAGGCCTGAAGCTGTTGAAAGGGCAGCTGCCAGTCCTCCTGCAGCAACTAATGCAATAACAAAAGGTGCTAGATTTGCAACCTCTGGAGTGGATAATACGATAATGTCACCATCAATGACTACTTCATTATCTGGTCCACTCGTAAAATTAATCATACCGTCATCATCCAAATCATTGAACTGTAATAGTCCGGTAGTTTCCCATTTATTAACCCATTCAATGTTTTGTACTTCTTCAAGTGGTTCGTCTGCAATCGTACTTATTAGATTATATTTGGCAAATGCACCAACTGCAGGGGCAGTTAGATAAAGTAAAGCGATGAATGCAATTGCCCAAACCGCAGACCATCTTGCAGATCGCACACTCTTAACTGTATAGAAACGTACAATAACATGGGGGAGTCCAGCAGTTCCAGCCATTAATGCTAGTGTAATCATAAATACATTGAGTAAGGATAAGTTAGTAAAAGGCTCCATATATTCATTCATACCCAAATCAACCTGGATTTGACCTAATCTCTCCACAATGTCACTTCCAATTAACGAGATTTGTGGAATTGGATTACCAGTCAATTGGAAAGAAATTGCGATAGCAGGGATTAAAAAAGCAATGATGATGACAAAGTATTGTACTGCTTGTGTCCAGGTGACACCTTTCATTCCTCCTAATAAAGAGAAGAACCCAACGATAGCCATTCCAATGAGCACACCTACAATAATATCCACTTGCAAATAGCGACTAAATACAATTCCAACTCCACGCATTTGTCCAGATATATACGTCAAAGAAATAAATATCGTCGCAATCGCAGCAACTGCACGGGCACTGTTAGAGTAAAAACGATCCCCAATAAAATCAGGTACAGTAAATTTACCGAACTTGCGTAGATATGGAGCCAAAAGTAGGGCTAGTAATACGTAGCCGCCGGTCCATCCCATCAAATAAATTGTTCCATCGTATCCTAGAAAGGCTACTAAACCAGCCATGGAGATAAATGATGCAGCTGACATCCAGTCTGCTGCAATTGCTGCGCCATTAGCTACGGTTGGAACATTTTGTCCAGCGACATAAAAACTTGAAGTATCACGTACACGAGACCACCATCCGATAGCCGTATAAATAATAAATGTGATAAGGACTAATCCAATAGTAATTGCTTCTACACTCAAATTAAAAACCCCCTTTATTTCTGTGATTGTTTCTCATTTTTCAGTGAGTCTAAGTATTCTTTATCTAATCGATCCATTCGAATGGCGTATATCAAAATTAATAATATAAAAACTAAAATGGCTCCTTGCTGAGAAATCCAAAAGGAAAGTGATACCCCAAAGAAAGGTACATTACTTAAAGGATCTGCAAGTAAGACGCCGCCACCAAAACCAACAATGGCCCAGACAGAAAGCAGAATGGTAATGAGTTTTACATTTTTCTTCCAGTATTTCTGTTGTTTATCATCTAATGTTTGGTAATTTTGCTTATTCTCCAATATTAATCCCTCCTTGATATATGATAAGCGTTAAATAGCCTCCTCTCCAATGTAAGTAAACGCTTACATTATTCAAATAAAAATATACTGAATATTCAGCTATGAATTCAGTATATTGTAAATGATTCTATTTATTTTAAATTTAAACCTAAAATGTAGGATATGAGGGTTAAGTTGTAGTATAGCGTTTTAAATTGTATTAATGGTGTACACCTTGTAATGCATCAAATAACCCTTTAGCAGCAGTTCTGCTAACCGGTATTGTTGATTCAGCTAGGTCTTTAATTACTAAATTATAGGCGCCATTAAACCATGGAGTAATTTCTTTGATACAATCCATATTTACTAAGTAACTTCGATGTGGGCGATAAAAGGGAAAACCAGAAAGCTTTTCTTCTAATTCTTTAAGATTCATTTTGGTTTCAATTACTTCATTTGATATAAAATGTATTTTTACAGTGCGCCCTTCACGAGCAGCGAATCCAATTTGATTAGGGTCAATGACCATCATCTTTTCATCGAGATTCACCACTAATTTATCGACTTTTGGCTTCCTTACCTTTTTAGTAGATAAAGTCTTTCGAATTCGATTCATTGCAATTTTGAATCTTTCTTCGCTAAATGGTTTTAATAAATAATCAGTTGCTTGTATTTCAAACGCTTGTACACCGTAAGATTCATAAGCTGTAGTGAAAATAATAATTATATCTTTATCTTCAAACTCGTTTCGTATTTTTTTAGCAACCTCAATTCCATTTAT from Oceanobacillus iheyensis HTE831 encodes:
- a CDS encoding DUF4212 domain-containing protein; its protein translation is MENKQNYQTLDDKQQKYWKKNVKLITILLSVWAIVGFGGGVLLADPLSNVPFFGVSLSFWISQQGAILVFILLILIYAIRMDRLDKEYLDSLKNEKQSQK
- a CDS encoding IS3 family transposase (programmed frameshift), with amino-acid sequence MGERKNVYSEEIKRKVIEMKLSKKYTNKQIMNELGIRNVTQIKVWMKWYRDGEEHRLSQPIGKQYSFGKGPEGLSEIDQLKRQVNHLEIKNQILLKVPGNRKELEPEIVIQLVNSLKKQYPVKLICECIGVPRATYYRWVQKSWEPTELEQLIIDICQSLKYRVGHRMVKKMLKGDHHILVNRNTVQRIMQKYKIQCRVKPKRKSKIAGESKCVVPNLLEQNFKAESPNQKWVTDITYLPFGESIMYLSTIMDLYNNEIVAYQVSHTQGVELVLDTLKTACNGRETKGLILHSDQGSQYTSYAFQGLAEEKGIITSMSRKGNCFDNAVIESFHSTIKSEEFYTHQKMRLTNSIVLEKVESYMYYYNYIRPFSKLNCLSPVQFREKAA
- a CDS encoding LytR/AlgR family response regulator transcription factor: MKIHIMIAEDERLAREELMYLLQQENDIILCPSAENGDQLLNLYQEYNPNVIFLDIHMPGINGIEVAKKIRNEFEDKDIIIIFTTAYESYGVQAFEIQATDYLLKPFSEERFKIAMNRIRKTLSTKKVRKPKVDKLVVNLDEKMMVIDPNQIGFAAREGRTVKIHFISNEVIETKMNLKELEEKLSGFPFYRPHRSYLVNMDCIKEITPWFNGAYNLVIKDLAESTIPVSRTAAKGLFDALQGVHH
- a CDS encoding sodium:solute symporter family protein, which produces MSVEAITIGLVLITFIIYTAIGWWSRVRDTSSFYVAGQNVPTVANGAAIAADWMSAASFISMAGLVAFLGYDGTIYLMGWTGGYVLLALLLAPYLRKFGKFTVPDFIGDRFYSNSARAVAAIATIFISLTYISGQMRGVGIVFSRYLQVDIIVGVLIGMAIVGFFSLLGGMKGVTWTQAVQYFVIIIAFLIPAIAISFQLTGNPIPQISLIGSDIVERLGQIQVDLGMNEYMEPFTNLSLLNVFMITLALMAGTAGLPHVIVRFYTVKSVRSARWSAVWAIAFIALLYLTAPAVGAFAKYNLISTIADEPLEEVQNIEWVNKWETTGLLQFNDLDDDGMINFTSGPDNEVVIDGDIIVLSTPEVANLAPFVIALVAAGGLAAALSTASGLLITMTSAVSHDIYYRIFNQEASEKQRLRVGRITLFVALLIAAYVGIRPPGFAGEVVALAFGLGAASLFPVILTGIFDKRMNKEGAIAGILTGLTFTLITIGLILSESIFGTDGPIIENFFGINAQGVGVIGMLLNFTVGFIVSRNTQAPPIEIQQLIENVRAPEIDEEEIAATKEDK